A single uncultured Acetobacterium sp. DNA region contains:
- a CDS encoding putative manganese-dependent inorganic diphosphatase: MTQKTYVFGHRNPDTDSLCSAIAYAHLKQSLGHTQVFPARLGPINKETQFVLDTFQVDLPELIKDVKPQVSDLVLTDFSMAYEKDSVSKTMGQIIDHPGRSLPVISEEEKLIGMVSLSDIIPAYTDPFSKSLLRKSETPLDNIIDLLEAQVYGLMQSEFVLGDVYTITEIEDQQQLNVNDILVTVQQETYLNRAFATGAGIIIVANASPDIVFHIPDDYQGAVLIVAFGPFEVIRLLCQGIPIKNYYQKNQLEYFMTYETIDDVKKNMLTSDHERFPVVDVNGKVLSTISRSNLIDFNRKKVILVDHNERNQSIIGVEEAEIIEVIDHHRVAEIQTATPLYLRIEPVGCTCTIVAKMYHEHQIAIPKSMAGLMLSAIISDTLLFNSPTCTRDDRTIARELGKILEIDVKSYGEKMLVAGSNLKEMPPSEIISTDKKLFTMGAYKIAVSQINTGDFRGIFDKLDDVLLEMNQLCAEEGLDLAILMVTDIILGGTELIVAGEAKNLVQLAFGFQPGEYSKYMNGVFSRKKQIVPPLMNASAY, translated from the coding sequence ATGACCCAGAAAACCTATGTCTTCGGACACCGAAATCCAGATACGGACTCCCTTTGTTCCGCCATCGCCTATGCCCATTTGAAACAATCACTCGGTCACACCCAGGTCTTTCCGGCCCGCTTAGGACCGATTAATAAAGAAACCCAGTTTGTCCTGGACACCTTCCAGGTCGATCTTCCGGAATTGATCAAGGATGTTAAACCCCAGGTTTCAGATCTCGTTCTCACCGATTTTTCGATGGCTTATGAAAAAGACTCGGTATCAAAAACCATGGGACAAATCATTGATCATCCTGGTCGTTCCCTGCCTGTTATCAGCGAAGAGGAAAAACTTATTGGCATGGTTTCCCTGTCGGATATTATCCCGGCTTATACCGATCCTTTTTCAAAATCCCTGCTCCGAAAAAGCGAAACGCCGCTGGATAATATCATTGACTTACTGGAAGCGCAGGTCTATGGATTGATGCAATCGGAATTCGTATTGGGAGATGTTTATACCATCACTGAAATTGAAGATCAACAGCAGTTGAACGTCAACGATATTCTTGTTACCGTGCAGCAGGAAACATATTTGAACCGTGCTTTTGCCACTGGCGCCGGGATTATTATTGTTGCCAATGCTTCGCCGGATATCGTCTTTCACATCCCCGACGACTATCAAGGTGCTGTCCTGATCGTCGCCTTTGGTCCCTTTGAAGTCATCCGGCTACTGTGTCAGGGGATTCCCATAAAAAACTACTACCAGAAAAATCAACTGGAATACTTCATGACCTATGAAACCATCGATGATGTCAAAAAAAATATGCTGACCTCCGATCATGAGCGATTCCCGGTTGTTGACGTCAATGGAAAGGTCCTTTCAACCATTTCTCGTAGTAACCTGATCGACTTCAATCGAAAAAAAGTCATTCTGGTGGATCACAATGAACGCAATCAATCCATCATCGGCGTCGAAGAAGCAGAAATCATCGAAGTCATCGACCATCACCGGGTGGCCGAAATTCAAACAGCTACACCTTTATACCTGCGAATTGAACCGGTCGGCTGTACCTGTACCATTGTTGCTAAAATGTACCATGAACATCAGATCGCGATTCCTAAATCCATGGCGGGTCTGATGCTCAGTGCCATCATCTCGGATACGCTATTATTTAATTCCCCCACCTGTACCCGGGATGATCGTACCATTGCCCGGGAATTGGGGAAAATCCTCGAAATTGATGTTAAAAGTTATGGCGAAAAAATGCTGGTTGCCGGCAGTAATCTAAAGGAAATGCCCCCCTCGGAAATCATCTCAACGGATAAGAAGCTCTTTACCATGGGTGCCTATAAAATTGCGGTTTCTCAGATTAATACTGGCGATTTCCGTGGTATTTTTGACAAACTGGATGATGTTCTGCTGGAAATGAACCAATTATGTGCTGAGGAAGGTCTGGACCTTGCCATTTTAATGGTCACCGACATCATTTTAGGTGGTACTGAACTAATCGTGGCTGGTGAAGCTAAGAATCTGGTGCAATTGGCTTTCGGTTTTCAACCGGGTGAATACAGCAAATATATGAATGGTGTTTTTTCCCGAAAAAAACAAATTGTCCCCCCACTGATGAATGCCTCTGCTTATTAA
- a CDS encoding helix-turn-helix transcriptional regulator, translated as MKEGEKMENNTFGSRLKALRISKRLTQENFANLFYLNKSSISKYEKDKNLPENQLLIKIADFFEVSVDYLLCRTDQPKLLPSNPKPMTCEEFLKSYVFSNEEVDSFSSYFSFPESYKQEVLDFINFKSSSGK; from the coding sequence TTGAAAGAAGGTGAAAAAATGGAAAATAATACTTTTGGTAGTCGATTAAAAGCGTTGCGTATCTCGAAACGGTTAACTCAGGAGAATTTTGCGAATCTTTTCTATCTTAATAAAAGCTCGATCTCTAAATATGAAAAAGATAAAAATTTACCGGAGAACCAATTACTGATTAAGATTGCTGATTTTTTTGAAGTCTCGGTAGACTATTTGCTATGTCGAACTGATCAGCCAAAACTTTTACCAAGTAACCCCAAACCGATGACCTGTGAAGAATTTTTAAAATCTTACGTTTTTTCCAACGAAGAAGTAGACTCTTTTTCTTCTTATTTCTCTTTCCCGGAAAGTTATAAACAAGAAGTTTTAGATTTTATTAATTTCAAGAGTTCCAGTGGAAAGTAA
- a CDS encoding redox-sensing transcriptional repressor Rex — MHRFSKKVSMTVVKRLPKYYQYLTDLQLNDIEKISSRELASLMGLTASQIRQDLNSFGGYGQQGYGYNVGELREAIKEILGLDSEYNCIIIGGGNMGHAIANYERFKREGVILKGVFDVDPLTVGTVVGSVVVKHMDELDEFIKANEIDIAILCVPREVGQKVATQVTDLGVKGILNFSPLDLTVPNDVVVENVNITDSLFTLTYLLGE, encoded by the coding sequence ATGCATCGCTTCTCAAAAAAAGTATCTATGACCGTTGTCAAACGGTTGCCAAAGTATTACCAATATTTAACTGATTTACAGCTCAATGATATCGAAAAAATATCATCCCGGGAATTAGCAAGTTTAATGGGACTTACAGCTTCTCAAATTCGGCAGGATTTAAATTCATTCGGAGGTTATGGTCAACAAGGCTATGGCTATAATGTCGGAGAATTAAGGGAAGCTATCAAGGAGATTCTTGGTCTTGATAGTGAATATAATTGTATTATTATCGGTGGCGGTAATATGGGTCATGCCATTGCAAACTATGAACGGTTTAAACGAGAAGGCGTTATTCTAAAAGGCGTTTTCGATGTTGATCCATTAACAGTTGGTACCGTCGTTGGCAGTGTCGTTGTTAAACATATGGATGAGCTTGATGAATTTATCAAGGCGAATGAAATTGACATCGCTATTTTATGTGTACCTCGGGAGGTTGGCCAAAAGGTGGCAACTCAGGTAACGGATTTAGGGGTGAAAGGAATTCTTAATTTCAGTCCATTGGATTTGACGGTGCCTAATGATGTGGTCGTGGAAAATGTTAATATTACGGATAGCTTATTTACACTAACGTATTTACTGGGTGAATAA
- a CDS encoding ABC-F family ATP-binding cassette domain-containing protein, with amino-acid sequence MNIENMHFSYGIHEIFNDLNISINERKQIGLVGRNGTGKSTLLKLITGELVPDTGRINTKNGLTIGYLSQESNISENTTLVEMLTDVFTPLIEMEKRMKRIGDEIARSSGDDQEKLMHEFGELQEAFAAQNGYAYPSRIRGVINGLGFKPEDQDKAFSMLSGGEKTRATLGQILLQEPELLLLDEPTNYLDIDALQWLEQYLKNYPGTFMIVSHDRYFIDKVCTTIIEVTQKNVKEYAGNYTQYAIKKRQDMLEQSHQFQQQAKEIKHQQEVIDRFRAYNSIKSSKRASSREKALSKIELIDKVETAHNSHFSFIPRVKSGNDVLEITNIKKSFGDRLLFQNMNFEIHRGDKIGIIGPNGAGKTTLFRILQGKLAADAGEIRLGQKVHIGYFDQEHQDLKKFYNENLLEALWDVDSKLTEGELRNILAAFLFVGDEVFKPIDTLSGGEKARLLLARLMISQSNFLLMDEPTNHIDMDTKEILENALAQYEGTLLFISHDRYFLNRIANKIYQFSIDGMEIHLGNYDDYLKHKVEASEREAVLAEESKTIVTKTQQKTDRKKLKEEEARIRLLKKKVKTIEEAILNLEQKIETIEETMCAPDFYDNLSLAAEINLSYEDHKQKLSELTDEWEEALMTLETL; translated from the coding sequence ATGAATATAGAAAATATGCATTTTAGTTACGGCATCCATGAAATTTTTAATGATCTCAACATCTCCATCAACGAAAGAAAGCAAATCGGACTTGTTGGTCGAAACGGAACTGGTAAATCGACATTATTAAAACTCATTACCGGCGAATTGGTTCCAGACACTGGTCGAATCAACACGAAAAACGGTTTGACCATCGGCTACCTATCCCAGGAATCCAACATCTCAGAAAATACCACCCTGGTTGAAATGTTAACGGATGTCTTCACACCACTGATTGAGATGGAAAAGCGAATGAAACGGATTGGTGATGAGATTGCACGCTCCTCGGGCGATGATCAGGAAAAACTGATGCATGAATTTGGCGAACTGCAGGAAGCCTTTGCGGCCCAAAATGGTTACGCGTATCCCAGCCGCATCCGGGGCGTCATCAATGGGCTCGGTTTTAAACCCGAGGATCAGGATAAAGCCTTCTCGATGCTCAGCGGCGGCGAAAAAACCCGGGCAACCCTGGGGCAGATTCTGCTGCAGGAGCCAGAACTGCTGCTCCTTGATGAGCCCACCAACTACCTGGATATTGATGCGCTCCAATGGTTGGAACAATATTTAAAAAACTACCCTGGAACCTTTATGATTGTTTCCCATGACCGTTACTTCATCGACAAGGTCTGTACGACAATCATCGAAGTGACTCAGAAAAATGTCAAGGAATACGCCGGAAACTATACCCAGTACGCCATCAAAAAACGTCAGGATATGTTGGAGCAGAGCCATCAGTTCCAACAGCAAGCCAAAGAAATTAAGCACCAACAGGAAGTGATAGATCGGTTCCGGGCCTACAACTCCATAAAAAGCTCAAAACGGGCTTCCAGTCGGGAGAAAGCCTTAAGCAAGATCGAGTTGATTGACAAGGTCGAAACTGCCCACAATAGCCATTTTAGCTTCATCCCCAGGGTTAAGAGCGGCAATGATGTTTTAGAAATCACCAACATCAAAAAATCCTTTGGCGATCGGCTGCTTTTTCAAAATATGAATTTCGAAATTCACCGGGGTGATAAAATTGGTATCATCGGTCCCAATGGTGCCGGCAAAACCACCCTTTTTCGCATTCTCCAGGGAAAATTAGCGGCTGACGCCGGAGAAATCCGCTTAGGTCAAAAGGTTCATATTGGTTATTTTGATCAGGAACATCAGGATTTAAAAAAATTCTACAATGAAAACCTCTTAGAAGCCCTTTGGGATGTGGATTCAAAACTGACTGAGGGAGAATTGCGAAACATTCTGGCAGCTTTTTTATTTGTGGGAGATGAAGTTTTTAAACCCATTGATACCCTTTCCGGTGGCGAAAAAGCCCGATTGCTACTGGCCAGACTAATGATTTCCCAGTCGAATTTCCTGCTGATGGATGAACCGACCAATCACATTGACATGGATACCAAAGAAATTCTGGAGAATGCCTTAGCTCAATATGAAGGCACCCTGCTTTTTATCTCGCATGACCGCTATTTCTTAAACCGGATCGCCAATAAAATCTATCAGTTTTCGATTGATGGCATGGAAATTCATTTAGGCAACTATGATGATTACTTAAAACACAAAGTGGAAGCATCTGAACGGGAAGCGGTTCTCGCTGAAGAATCCAAAACAATCGTAACCAAAACACAGCAAAAAACAGATCGTAAGAAACTAAAAGAAGAGGAGGCCAGAATTCGCCTTTTAAAGAAAAAAGTTAAAACGATTGAAGAAGCGATCCTGAATCTGGAACAGAAAATCGAGACAATCGAAGAAACGATGTGTGCTCCAGATTTCTACGACAACCTCTCGCTGGCAGCTGAAATTAATCTTTCCTATGAAGATCACAAGCAAAAATTATCCGAACTCACCGACGAATGGGAAGAAGCCCTGATGACGCTGGAAACATTATAA
- the groL gene encoding chaperonin GroEL (60 kDa chaperone family; promotes refolding of misfolded polypeptides especially under stressful conditions; forms two stacked rings of heptamers to form a barrel-shaped 14mer; ends can be capped by GroES; misfolded proteins enter the barrel where they are refolded when GroES binds), whose translation MAKEIRFREDARAALITGVDKLANTVKVTLGPKGRNVILAKSYGSPTITNDGVTIAKEIELEDAFENMGAQLVKEVATKTNDVAGDGTTTATLLAQAIVREGNRNVVAGANPMVLKKGIEKAVATVVEELKANSKKIESKEAIAQVASISAADAEIGKLISEAMDKVGDDGVITVEEGKGMGTELEFTEGMQFDRGYLSAYMVTDTEKMVAILDNPYILITDKKITNIQEILPVLEQIVQTGSKLLIIAEDVEGEALATLVVNKLRGTFNCVAVKAPGFGDRRKAMLADIATLTGGEVISDELGLELKTTTIEQLGRARQVKVDKEDTIIVEGDGNKEAIDERIRQIKAQIPETSSEYDKEKLQERLAKLSGGVAVIQVGAATETELKEIKYRIEDALNATRAAVEEGVVSGGGTAYINAIPKVDALIETLEGDEKTGAYIIRRAIEEPMRQIAENAGLEGSVIVSQMAGKAVGVGYDAAKGEFVDMFQAGIIDPTKVTRSAIQNAASVSAMFLTTEVAVADLPSEDAGMGGMPGGMGGMPMM comes from the coding sequence ATGGCTAAAGAGATTAGATTTCGTGAAGACGCCAGAGCAGCACTGATTACTGGTGTAGATAAATTAGCAAATACCGTTAAGGTGACATTAGGACCAAAAGGAAGAAATGTTATTTTAGCTAAATCATACGGTTCACCAACGATCACCAATGATGGGGTAACCATTGCCAAAGAAATTGAGCTGGAAGATGCATTTGAAAACATGGGTGCTCAACTGGTTAAAGAAGTTGCTACTAAAACAAATGACGTAGCAGGTGATGGTACAACCACAGCAACCTTATTGGCTCAGGCGATTGTTCGTGAAGGTAACCGAAACGTTGTTGCCGGTGCAAACCCAATGGTACTGAAAAAAGGGATTGAAAAAGCAGTAGCAACTGTTGTTGAAGAATTAAAAGCTAACAGCAAAAAAATCGAAAGCAAAGAAGCAATCGCTCAAGTTGCATCCATTTCTGCAGCTGATGCCGAAATTGGAAAATTGATTTCTGAAGCAATGGATAAAGTCGGCGATGACGGTGTTATCACTGTCGAAGAAGGCAAAGGCATGGGTACTGAGTTAGAATTTACTGAAGGGATGCAATTTGATCGTGGCTATTTATCAGCTTATATGGTCACAGACACTGAAAAAATGGTTGCCATCCTGGACAATCCATATATTTTAATCACTGACAAAAAAATTACGAACATTCAGGAAATTTTACCAGTGTTGGAACAAATCGTTCAAACTGGCAGCAAGCTGTTAATCATTGCTGAAGATGTTGAAGGCGAAGCCTTAGCGACTCTGGTTGTTAATAAATTACGTGGAACCTTTAACTGTGTGGCTGTAAAAGCACCAGGTTTCGGCGATCGACGTAAAGCAATGTTAGCTGATATTGCAACCCTAACCGGTGGGGAAGTTATCTCTGATGAATTAGGTTTAGAATTAAAAACGACCACGATTGAACAATTAGGCCGTGCCCGTCAGGTTAAAGTTGATAAAGAAGATACCATTATCGTTGAAGGCGACGGAAACAAAGAAGCGATTGATGAACGAATTCGCCAAATCAAAGCTCAGATTCCTGAAACTTCTTCAGAATATGATAAAGAAAAATTACAGGAACGTTTGGCAAAATTATCTGGCGGCGTAGCTGTTATCCAAGTTGGTGCAGCCACTGAAACTGAACTGAAAGAAATCAAATATCGTATTGAAGATGCTTTAAATGCGACGCGTGCTGCTGTTGAAGAAGGTGTTGTATCCGGTGGTGGTACTGCTTACATCAATGCCATTCCAAAGGTTGACGCTTTAATTGAAACCTTGGAAGGCGACGAAAAAACCGGCGCTTACATCATTCGTCGAGCAATTGAAGAACCAATGCGTCAAATTGCCGAAAATGCAGGCCTTGAAGGTTCTGTTATCGTTTCTCAAATGGCTGGTAAAGCAGTTGGCGTTGGCTATGATGCTGCTAAAGGCGAATTTGTTGATATGTTCCAGGCGGGAATTATTGACCCAACCAAGGTTACCCGTTCGGCGATCCAAAACGCAGCCAGTGTTTCAGCAATGTTCTTAACCACTGAAGTTGCTGTTGCTGATCTTCCGAGTGAAGATGCTGGCATGGGCGGAATGCCAGGTGGCATGGGCGGAATGCCAATGATGTAA
- the groES gene encoding co-chaperone GroES yields MSLRPLGDKVVIKVKAEEVKTLGGIVLPGSAQEKPQQGKVVAVGTGEIIDGKKVPLDVKVDDEVIYSKYSGSEVKIGEEEFLIIRQADILAIVE; encoded by the coding sequence ATGAGTTTAAGACCTTTAGGTGACAAAGTAGTAATTAAAGTTAAAGCTGAAGAAGTAAAAACTTTAGGTGGAATTGTTTTACCAGGATCTGCGCAGGAAAAGCCACAACAAGGAAAAGTAGTTGCAGTCGGAACTGGAGAAATTATTGATGGCAAAAAAGTGCCATTGGATGTGAAAGTGGATGATGAAGTCATCTATTCCAAATATTCAGGCAGTGAAGTTAAAATTGGGGAAGAAGAATTTTTAATCATTCGTCAAGCTGATATTTTAGCAATCGTAGAATAA
- the tsaD gene encoding tRNA (adenosine(37)-N6)-threonylcarbamoyltransferase complex transferase subunit TsaD, translating to MKILSIETSCDETSVAIVEDGRKILTNRIYSQIDIHQKYGGVVPEIASRNHVTKLPYIIDEALEESQLTLAEVDAIGVTNGPGLVGALLIGLSTAKAMAYSLGKPLIGVHHIEGHIAANFLQYPELTPPFLTLVVSGGHSHLVLVEDYQTFKVLGRTIDDAAGEAFDKISRVLGLGYPGGPAIDKAAQNGNPEAIPFPRVLLDKTKYDFSFSGLKSAVLNYLNGKKMKNEEVNPNDVAASFQMAVIEVLVIKTIACAKSIGMKTICMAGGVSCNSLLRKMMEKAAAEAGMTLYYPDPILCTDNAAMIGSMAYYNYMNGEVSDLSLNGIPGLKIGTRQ from the coding sequence ATGAAAATTCTTAGCATTGAGACATCCTGTGACGAAACATCCGTGGCCATTGTGGAAGATGGCCGAAAAATATTGACCAATCGAATCTATTCTCAGATTGACATTCACCAGAAATACGGAGGCGTGGTGCCGGAGATTGCTTCCCGAAACCATGTGACCAAACTGCCTTATATCATTGACGAAGCCCTTGAAGAAAGCCAGTTGACCCTGGCCGAAGTGGACGCCATTGGGGTGACCAATGGCCCGGGACTGGTGGGCGCCCTGCTCATTGGGCTGTCGACCGCGAAAGCAATGGCCTATAGTCTGGGAAAACCGCTGATTGGTGTTCATCATATTGAAGGCCATATTGCTGCAAATTTTTTGCAATATCCGGAACTTACACCGCCCTTTCTGACCTTGGTGGTATCTGGCGGCCACAGCCATCTGGTGCTGGTCGAAGATTACCAGACATTTAAAGTGCTAGGAAGAACCATCGATGACGCTGCTGGAGAAGCCTTTGATAAAATTTCCCGGGTGTTGGGTTTGGGTTATCCTGGCGGCCCAGCCATTGATAAAGCGGCCCAAAATGGTAACCCAGAGGCAATCCCTTTTCCCCGGGTTCTTTTGGACAAAACGAAGTATGATTTTAGTTTCAGTGGCTTGAAATCGGCGGTGCTTAATTACCTCAACGGCAAAAAAATGAAAAATGAAGAAGTAAATCCAAATGACGTCGCCGCCTCGTTCCAAATGGCTGTTATTGAGGTGTTGGTTATTAAAACCATCGCTTGCGCCAAAAGTATTGGGATGAAGACCATTTGTATGGCCGGCGGGGTGTCCTGTAATTCGCTACTCAGAAAAATGATGGAAAAAGCTGCTGCAGAAGCAGGCATGACGTTATATTATCCTGATCCGATCCTTTGTACTGATAATGCTGCGATGATTGGATCGATGGCATATTATAATTATATGAATGGGGAAGTGAGCGATCTGAGTCTCAATGGCATTCCTGGGCTCAAGATCGGAACCCGACAATAA
- a CDS encoding TIGR01906 family membrane protein, producing the protein MNKTIKIFSMLLGVLFPFIIFVSGIEAAVFDKAFYMDQMEKNQVTQNTGIYPPDMELVVDEIINYLKGTREDFDIKARLAPENAKNVNESVSIFNEKEITHMDDVRDLLLFFLGLRDAAMILALIAFLILLKYNWKAIIKALFYGSAIFLVILLVIGLNFIFNFNDTFILFHQLFFSNDLWMMDPSTDRLIWIVPEPFFFAMISRMVVYIMVPLGLTTLGSGFVLLKRREKFKS; encoded by the coding sequence TTGAATAAAACCATCAAAATTTTTTCAATGCTGCTGGGAGTGCTTTTTCCCTTCATCATTTTTGTCAGTGGCATTGAAGCAGCCGTATTTGACAAAGCTTTTTATATGGATCAGATGGAAAAAAACCAGGTAACCCAGAATACCGGTATTTATCCGCCGGACATGGAACTGGTGGTGGATGAAATAATTAACTACCTAAAAGGAACCCGAGAGGATTTTGATATTAAAGCCCGCTTGGCTCCGGAAAACGCCAAAAATGTAAATGAAAGCGTGTCTATTTTCAATGAGAAAGAAATCACCCATATGGATGATGTGAGGGATTTACTGCTATTTTTTCTCGGGCTTCGAGATGCCGCGATGATTCTGGCTTTAATTGCTTTTCTGATTCTTTTAAAATATAACTGGAAGGCTATCATCAAGGCCTTGTTTTATGGATCGGCTATTTTTTTGGTGATCCTTCTGGTCATTGGATTGAACTTTATTTTTAATTTTAATGACACGTTCATTCTCTTTCATCAGCTGTTTTTTTCCAATGACTTATGGATGATGGACCCATCAACAGATCGGTTGATCTGGATTGTCCCTGAGCCCTTCTTCTTCGCGATGATTAGCCGGATGGTCGTCTACATTATGGTACCCCTGGGACTCACCACGCTGGGATCGGGGTTCGTGTTATTAAAAAGACGCGAAAAATTCAAAAGCTAG
- the rimI gene encoding ribosomal protein S18-alanine N-acetyltransferase yields the protein MMISYRLMQSRDVFGVFKVDEACFKHNWTQDSYQAETKNILSNYIVAEADGEIIGFGGFWQVIDEAHITNIAVLEEYRQTGVGQAIMNEMLTLAFEKGCMGMTLEVRGDNQPAINFYLKNGFTREGRRKDYYGTGMDAIIMWRYGLE from the coding sequence ATGATGATCAGCTATCGTTTAATGCAATCCCGGGATGTGTTTGGGGTTTTTAAGGTGGATGAGGCTTGTTTTAAACATAATTGGACTCAGGATTCTTATCAGGCTGAAACAAAAAACATCCTCTCCAATTATATTGTGGCCGAAGCTGATGGCGAAATTATTGGATTTGGTGGCTTCTGGCAGGTAATTGATGAAGCGCACATTACTAATATCGCCGTACTGGAAGAATACCGACAGACCGGGGTTGGCCAAGCAATTATGAATGAGATGTTGACGCTGGCTTTTGAGAAAGGCTGTATGGGGATGACTCTGGAAGTGCGTGGGGACAACCAGCCAGCGATTAATTTTTATTTAAAAAACGGTTTTACCCGTGAAGGCCGACGGAAAGACTACTATGGCACGGGAATGGATGCAATCATCATGTGGAGGTATGGACTTGAATAA
- the tsaB gene encoding tRNA (adenosine(37)-N6)-threonylcarbamoyltransferase complex dimerization subunit type 1 TsaB encodes MNTLTIDTSTIVASVAILNEEKLVGEMIINHQKKHSKKLMIAIDHLLSDGGLSIQDIDVFGIVSGPGSFTGLRIGMATVKGFAHALNKPVVGVSTLESLAMNIPFANGLICPVLDAQRNQTYTGVFHFEDGHLVRDMADSVMEIDDLIAFLKVRNETIYFLGDGLPRFSETLLDACPESRIVPNYLNMNRASSAGALVLERALKGETSHYREVEPFYIRPSYAEEHKK; translated from the coding sequence ATGAATACACTCACCATTGATACATCAACAATTGTGGCATCGGTCGCCATATTAAATGAAGAAAAATTAGTTGGCGAAATGATTATCAACCATCAAAAAAAACATTCGAAAAAACTGATGATTGCCATTGATCATTTACTTAGTGATGGCGGTCTTTCAATTCAGGATATTGATGTTTTTGGCATTGTTTCCGGCCCCGGTTCGTTTACCGGGCTGCGCATCGGCATGGCTACCGTCAAAGGATTTGCTCATGCTCTGAATAAACCGGTGGTGGGGGTATCCACCCTGGAAAGTTTGGCGATGAATATTCCCTTTGCCAATGGTCTTATCTGTCCGGTTCTGGATGCCCAGCGAAATCAGACCTATACTGGCGTTTTCCATTTTGAAGATGGCCATCTGGTTCGGGATATGGCCGATTCGGTGATGGAAATTGATGATCTCATTGCTTTTTTAAAAGTGAGAAATGAGACCATCTATTTTCTAGGTGATGGACTTCCCCGGTTTTCAGAGACTCTATTAGACGCTTGCCCGGAAAGTCGGATCGTACCCAATTATCTCAATATGAATCGGGCGTCATCAGCGGGAGCCCTGGTATTGGAACGGGCATTAAAAGGGGAAACCAGTCATTATCGGGAAGTTGAGCCCTTTTATATCCGGCCTTCTTACGCCGAAGAGCATAAAAAATGA